A window of the Lactuca sativa cultivar Salinas chromosome 5, Lsat_Salinas_v11, whole genome shotgun sequence genome harbors these coding sequences:
- the LOC111883691 gene encoding mitochondrial Rho GTPase 2 isoform X3 has protein sequence MGGGMSAPKPGPMIGLRIVVAGDHGTGKSSLISTAIPANDPPVLPEVPSVLAPIRLPDDMFPYCVPITVIDTSSSLQHRDELAEELKTADAIVVTCSYDQLATLDLDHRLCTFWLKYLQDLQVKAPVVVAFCKSDIKQPIHLPKLMLPILQRYPQLENYLECSAKLRTLTPDIFLYAQKAVLFPTPPLYDRETKTLKPRCLRALIGVFTLFDSDKDGCLSDKEFNDLQAKCFGTPMEDIKVQCVKSCVEKIMPEGAVIDNKLTLRGFLTNHAELIEHHHPEITWTILKKNEYDNEIKFCCDRLLPPIKRTLDQSVELTTEALEHLRRVFSLFDIRGDGASNARELEDLFSTQPSLDEAPSVEVNVLGELSVTGFLSKWALMALLNPVLTVEILKDMGYAGNPTSAVKVTQRRRVDRSDRNVFQCFVFGAKEAGKSSLMHAFVGRPFSQDYTPTIEERYAVNIVDFPDGRRKTLILREIPEDATRKLLTHKDALAACDIAVFVYDRVACSSRIHRVCGPLSHCCS, from the exons ATGGGTGGAGGTATGTCTGCACCCAAGCCGGGCCCCATGATCGGCCTTCGGATTGTTGTTGCCGGTGACCATGGCACCGGTAAGTCCAGCTTGATTAGCACTGCTATTCCTGCAAATGATCCTCCGGTTTTACCCGAAGTTCCTTCTGTGTTGGCCCCTATCCGGTTACCTGATGATATGTTCCCTTACTGTGTTCCTATAACGGTGATCGATACGTCTTCAAG TTTGCAGCATAGAGATGAACTTGCTGAGGAGCTCAAGACAGCTGATGCGATTGTGGTTACGTGTTCGTATGATCAACTTGCTACACTTGATCTTGATCATCGATTGTGCACATTTTGGCTAAAGTATCTCCAAGACTTACAG GTAAAAGCTCCTGTCGTCGTGGCATTTTGTAAGTCAGATATAAAACAACCAATTCATTTGCCAAAGCTGATGTTACCCATTCTCCAACGGTATCCTCAGCTTGAAAATTACTTGGAGTGTTCAGCCAAACTGCGTACTCTA ACACCCGATATTTTTCTATACGCACAAAAAGCCGTCCTTTTCCCCACTCCACCACTTTACGATCGTGAAACAAAAACTTTAAAGCCTCGATGTTTGAGGGCGTTGATTGGAGTCTTTACTCTTTTTGATTCTGATAAAGATGGGTGTTTAAGTGACAAAGAGTTTAACGACCTCCAG gCCAAATGTTTTGGGACACCTATGGAAGATATAAAGGTGCAGTGTGTGAAAAGTTGTGTAGAAAAGATCATGCCAGAAGGAGCTGTCATTGATAATAAGCTTACATTAAGAGGCTTTCTCACAAACCATGCGGAGCTTATTGAACATCATCATCCAGAAATTACATGGACCATCTTAAAAAAGAATGAATATGACAATGAAATCAAGTTCTGCTGTGATCGATTGCTCCCTCCTATTAAAAGAACCCTTGATCAG AGTGTGGAGCTGACAACTGAAGCTCTGGAACATCTTAGAAGAGTTTTCTCCTTGTTTGACATTCGTGGT GACGGGGCCTCTAATGCACGTGAGCTAGAAGATCTTTTTTCTACCCAACCA TCTCTGGATGAAGCTCCATCTGTAGAGGTAAATGTATTGGGAGAGTTATCAGTCACAGGATTTTTATCAAAG TGGGCTCTAATGGCATTGCTCAACCCTGTACTTACTGTTGAAATTCTGAAAGACATGGGATATGCTGGAAATCCTACTTCTGCAGTCAAAGTCACACAAAGAAGAAGAGTTGACCGGTCAGACAGAAATGTCTTCCAGTGCTTTGTTTTTGGAGCTAAAGAGGCTGGGAAATCCTCACTTATGCATGCCTTTGTTGGAAG GCCGTTTTCTCAAGATTATACTCCAACAATCGAGGAGCGCTATGCTGTTAATATTGTTGATTTCCCGGAT GGAAGgagaaaaactttgattttgcgAGAGATTCCCGAAGATGCGACCCGAAAGTTGTTGACACATAAGGATGCTTTGGCAGCCTGTGACATAGCAGTATTTGTTTATGACAG AGTTGCTTGTTCAAGTAGAATCCACAGGGTATGTGGTCCCTTGTCTCATTGTTGCAGCTAA
- the LOC111883691 gene encoding mitochondrial Rho GTPase 2 isoform X4 translates to MGGGMSAPKPGPMIGLRIVVAGDHGTGKSSLISTAIPANDPPVLPEVPSVLAPIRLPDDMFPYCVPITVIDTSSSLQHRDELAEELKTADAIVVTCSYDQLATLDLDHRLCTFWLKYLQDLQVKAPVVVAFCKSDIKQPIHLPKLMLPILQRYPQLENYLECSAKLRTLTPDIFLYAQKAVLFPTPPLYDRETKTLKPRCLRALIGVFTLFDSDKDGCLSDKEFNDLQAKCFGTPMEDIKVQCVKSCVEKIMPEGAVIDNKLTLRGFLTNHAELIEHHHPEITWTILKKNEYDNEIKFCCDRLLPPIKRTLDQSVELTTEALEHLRRVFSLFDIRGDGASNARELEDLFSTQPSLDEAPSVEVNVLGELSVTGFLSKWALMALLNPVLTVEILKDMGYAGNPTSAVKVTQRRRVDRSDRNVFQCFVFGAKEAGKSSLMHAFVGRPFSQDYTPTIEERYAVNIVDFPDKSYTQGPKIVGLLGKGTKNQK, encoded by the exons ATGGGTGGAGGTATGTCTGCACCCAAGCCGGGCCCCATGATCGGCCTTCGGATTGTTGTTGCCGGTGACCATGGCACCGGTAAGTCCAGCTTGATTAGCACTGCTATTCCTGCAAATGATCCTCCGGTTTTACCCGAAGTTCCTTCTGTGTTGGCCCCTATCCGGTTACCTGATGATATGTTCCCTTACTGTGTTCCTATAACGGTGATCGATACGTCTTCAAG TTTGCAGCATAGAGATGAACTTGCTGAGGAGCTCAAGACAGCTGATGCGATTGTGGTTACGTGTTCGTATGATCAACTTGCTACACTTGATCTTGATCATCGATTGTGCACATTTTGGCTAAAGTATCTCCAAGACTTACAG GTAAAAGCTCCTGTCGTCGTGGCATTTTGTAAGTCAGATATAAAACAACCAATTCATTTGCCAAAGCTGATGTTACCCATTCTCCAACGGTATCCTCAGCTTGAAAATTACTTGGAGTGTTCAGCCAAACTGCGTACTCTA ACACCCGATATTTTTCTATACGCACAAAAAGCCGTCCTTTTCCCCACTCCACCACTTTACGATCGTGAAACAAAAACTTTAAAGCCTCGATGTTTGAGGGCGTTGATTGGAGTCTTTACTCTTTTTGATTCTGATAAAGATGGGTGTTTAAGTGACAAAGAGTTTAACGACCTCCAG gCCAAATGTTTTGGGACACCTATGGAAGATATAAAGGTGCAGTGTGTGAAAAGTTGTGTAGAAAAGATCATGCCAGAAGGAGCTGTCATTGATAATAAGCTTACATTAAGAGGCTTTCTCACAAACCATGCGGAGCTTATTGAACATCATCATCCAGAAATTACATGGACCATCTTAAAAAAGAATGAATATGACAATGAAATCAAGTTCTGCTGTGATCGATTGCTCCCTCCTATTAAAAGAACCCTTGATCAG AGTGTGGAGCTGACAACTGAAGCTCTGGAACATCTTAGAAGAGTTTTCTCCTTGTTTGACATTCGTGGT GACGGGGCCTCTAATGCACGTGAGCTAGAAGATCTTTTTTCTACCCAACCA TCTCTGGATGAAGCTCCATCTGTAGAGGTAAATGTATTGGGAGAGTTATCAGTCACAGGATTTTTATCAAAG TGGGCTCTAATGGCATTGCTCAACCCTGTACTTACTGTTGAAATTCTGAAAGACATGGGATATGCTGGAAATCCTACTTCTGCAGTCAAAGTCACACAAAGAAGAAGAGTTGACCGGTCAGACAGAAATGTCTTCCAGTGCTTTGTTTTTGGAGCTAAAGAGGCTGGGAAATCCTCACTTATGCATGCCTTTGTTGGAAG GCCGTTTTCTCAAGATTATACTCCAACAATCGAGGAGCGCTATGCTGTTAATATTGTTGATTTCCCGGAT aaaagctatacgcaaggACCAAAAATAGTTGGTTTACTTGGAAAGGGGACTAAAAACCAAAAATGA
- the LOC111883691 gene encoding mitochondrial Rho GTPase 2 isoform X1: MGGGMSAPKPGPMIGLRIVVAGDHGTGKSSLISTAIPANDPPVLPEVPSVLAPIRLPDDMFPYCVPITVIDTSSSLQHRDELAEELKTADAIVVTCSYDQLATLDLDHRLCTFWLKYLQDLQVKAPVVVAFCKSDIKQPIHLPKLMLPILQRYPQLENYLECSAKLRTLTPDIFLYAQKAVLFPTPPLYDRETKTLKPRCLRALIGVFTLFDSDKDGCLSDKEFNDLQAKCFGTPMEDIKVQCVKSCVEKIMPEGAVIDNKLTLRGFLTNHAELIEHHHPEITWTILKKNEYDNEIKFCCDRLLPPIKRTLDQSVELTTEALEHLRRVFSLFDIRGDGASNARELEDLFSTQPSLDEAPSVEVNVLGELSVTGFLSKWALMALLNPVLTVEILKDMGYAGNPTSAVKVTQRRRVDRSDRNVFQCFVFGAKEAGKSSLMHAFVGRPFSQDYTPTIEERYAVNIVDFPDGRRKTLILREIPEDATRKLLTHKDALAACDIAVFVYDSASATSSAKATELLVQVESTGYVVPCLIVAAKCDLVPFATTIQDTTRVSMGIEVPIPISTKFGDCNHIYRKIVSAAEQPHLRIPNSRKQSGSVLFW, encoded by the exons ATGGGTGGAGGTATGTCTGCACCCAAGCCGGGCCCCATGATCGGCCTTCGGATTGTTGTTGCCGGTGACCATGGCACCGGTAAGTCCAGCTTGATTAGCACTGCTATTCCTGCAAATGATCCTCCGGTTTTACCCGAAGTTCCTTCTGTGTTGGCCCCTATCCGGTTACCTGATGATATGTTCCCTTACTGTGTTCCTATAACGGTGATCGATACGTCTTCAAG TTTGCAGCATAGAGATGAACTTGCTGAGGAGCTCAAGACAGCTGATGCGATTGTGGTTACGTGTTCGTATGATCAACTTGCTACACTTGATCTTGATCATCGATTGTGCACATTTTGGCTAAAGTATCTCCAAGACTTACAG GTAAAAGCTCCTGTCGTCGTGGCATTTTGTAAGTCAGATATAAAACAACCAATTCATTTGCCAAAGCTGATGTTACCCATTCTCCAACGGTATCCTCAGCTTGAAAATTACTTGGAGTGTTCAGCCAAACTGCGTACTCTA ACACCCGATATTTTTCTATACGCACAAAAAGCCGTCCTTTTCCCCACTCCACCACTTTACGATCGTGAAACAAAAACTTTAAAGCCTCGATGTTTGAGGGCGTTGATTGGAGTCTTTACTCTTTTTGATTCTGATAAAGATGGGTGTTTAAGTGACAAAGAGTTTAACGACCTCCAG gCCAAATGTTTTGGGACACCTATGGAAGATATAAAGGTGCAGTGTGTGAAAAGTTGTGTAGAAAAGATCATGCCAGAAGGAGCTGTCATTGATAATAAGCTTACATTAAGAGGCTTTCTCACAAACCATGCGGAGCTTATTGAACATCATCATCCAGAAATTACATGGACCATCTTAAAAAAGAATGAATATGACAATGAAATCAAGTTCTGCTGTGATCGATTGCTCCCTCCTATTAAAAGAACCCTTGATCAG AGTGTGGAGCTGACAACTGAAGCTCTGGAACATCTTAGAAGAGTTTTCTCCTTGTTTGACATTCGTGGT GACGGGGCCTCTAATGCACGTGAGCTAGAAGATCTTTTTTCTACCCAACCA TCTCTGGATGAAGCTCCATCTGTAGAGGTAAATGTATTGGGAGAGTTATCAGTCACAGGATTTTTATCAAAG TGGGCTCTAATGGCATTGCTCAACCCTGTACTTACTGTTGAAATTCTGAAAGACATGGGATATGCTGGAAATCCTACTTCTGCAGTCAAAGTCACACAAAGAAGAAGAGTTGACCGGTCAGACAGAAATGTCTTCCAGTGCTTTGTTTTTGGAGCTAAAGAGGCTGGGAAATCCTCACTTATGCATGCCTTTGTTGGAAG GCCGTTTTCTCAAGATTATACTCCAACAATCGAGGAGCGCTATGCTGTTAATATTGTTGATTTCCCGGAT GGAAGgagaaaaactttgattttgcgAGAGATTCCCGAAGATGCGACCCGAAAGTTGTTGACACATAAGGATGCTTTGGCAGCCTGTGACATAGCAGTATTTGTTTATGACAG TGCAAGCGCGACTTCGTCGGCAAAAGCAACAGAGTTGCTTGTTCAAGTAGAATCCACAGGGTATGTGGTCCCTTGTCTCATTGTTGCAGCTAAATGCGATCTCGTACCTTTTGCAACCACAATACAAGATACAACAAGG GTGAGTATGGGAATAGAGGTGCCTATACCCATAAGTACAAAGTTTGGAGACTGTAATCATATATACAGAAAAATTGTGAGTGCAGCTGAGCAGCCTCATTTGAGAATTCCCAATTCTCGGAAACAGTCTGGAAGCGTTCTCTTCTGGTAG
- the LOC111883691 gene encoding mitochondrial Rho GTPase 2 isoform X2, translated as MGGGMSAPKPGPMIGLRIVVAGDHGTGKSSLISTAIPANDPPVLPEVPSVLAPIRLPDDMFPYCVPITVIDTSSSLQHRDELAEELKTADAIVVTCSYDQLATLDLDHRLCTFWLKYLQDLQVKAPVVVAFCKSDIKQPIHLPKLMLPILQRYPQLENYLECSAKLRTLTPDIFLYAQKAVLFPTPPLYDRETKTLKPRCLRALIGVFTLFDSDKDGCLSDKEFNDLQAKCFGTPMEDIKVQCVKSCVEKIMPEGAVIDNKLTLRGFLTNHAELIEHHHPEITWTILKKNEYDNEIKFCCDRLLPPIKRTLDQSVELTTEALEHLRRVFSLFDIRGDGASNARELEDLFSTQPSLDEAPSVEVNVLGELSVTGFLSKWALMALLNPVLTVEILKDMGYAGNPTSAVKVTQRRRVDRSDRNVFQCFVFGAKEAGKSSLMHAFVGRPFSQDYTPTIEERYAVNIVDFPDGRRKTLILREIPEDATRKLLTHKDALAACDIAVFVYDSNRVACSSRIHRVCGPLSHCCS; from the exons ATGGGTGGAGGTATGTCTGCACCCAAGCCGGGCCCCATGATCGGCCTTCGGATTGTTGTTGCCGGTGACCATGGCACCGGTAAGTCCAGCTTGATTAGCACTGCTATTCCTGCAAATGATCCTCCGGTTTTACCCGAAGTTCCTTCTGTGTTGGCCCCTATCCGGTTACCTGATGATATGTTCCCTTACTGTGTTCCTATAACGGTGATCGATACGTCTTCAAG TTTGCAGCATAGAGATGAACTTGCTGAGGAGCTCAAGACAGCTGATGCGATTGTGGTTACGTGTTCGTATGATCAACTTGCTACACTTGATCTTGATCATCGATTGTGCACATTTTGGCTAAAGTATCTCCAAGACTTACAG GTAAAAGCTCCTGTCGTCGTGGCATTTTGTAAGTCAGATATAAAACAACCAATTCATTTGCCAAAGCTGATGTTACCCATTCTCCAACGGTATCCTCAGCTTGAAAATTACTTGGAGTGTTCAGCCAAACTGCGTACTCTA ACACCCGATATTTTTCTATACGCACAAAAAGCCGTCCTTTTCCCCACTCCACCACTTTACGATCGTGAAACAAAAACTTTAAAGCCTCGATGTTTGAGGGCGTTGATTGGAGTCTTTACTCTTTTTGATTCTGATAAAGATGGGTGTTTAAGTGACAAAGAGTTTAACGACCTCCAG gCCAAATGTTTTGGGACACCTATGGAAGATATAAAGGTGCAGTGTGTGAAAAGTTGTGTAGAAAAGATCATGCCAGAAGGAGCTGTCATTGATAATAAGCTTACATTAAGAGGCTTTCTCACAAACCATGCGGAGCTTATTGAACATCATCATCCAGAAATTACATGGACCATCTTAAAAAAGAATGAATATGACAATGAAATCAAGTTCTGCTGTGATCGATTGCTCCCTCCTATTAAAAGAACCCTTGATCAG AGTGTGGAGCTGACAACTGAAGCTCTGGAACATCTTAGAAGAGTTTTCTCCTTGTTTGACATTCGTGGT GACGGGGCCTCTAATGCACGTGAGCTAGAAGATCTTTTTTCTACCCAACCA TCTCTGGATGAAGCTCCATCTGTAGAGGTAAATGTATTGGGAGAGTTATCAGTCACAGGATTTTTATCAAAG TGGGCTCTAATGGCATTGCTCAACCCTGTACTTACTGTTGAAATTCTGAAAGACATGGGATATGCTGGAAATCCTACTTCTGCAGTCAAAGTCACACAAAGAAGAAGAGTTGACCGGTCAGACAGAAATGTCTTCCAGTGCTTTGTTTTTGGAGCTAAAGAGGCTGGGAAATCCTCACTTATGCATGCCTTTGTTGGAAG GCCGTTTTCTCAAGATTATACTCCAACAATCGAGGAGCGCTATGCTGTTAATATTGTTGATTTCCCGGAT GGAAGgagaaaaactttgattttgcgAGAGATTCCCGAAGATGCGACCCGAAAGTTGTTGACACATAAGGATGCTTTGGCAGCCTGTGACATAGCAGTATTTGTTTATGACAG CAACAGAGTTGCTTGTTCAAGTAGAATCCACAGGGTATGTGGTCCCTTGTCTCATTGTTGCAGCTAA